One Syngnathoides biaculeatus isolate LvHL_M chromosome 4, ASM1980259v1, whole genome shotgun sequence DNA window includes the following coding sequences:
- the iscua gene encoding iron-sulfur cluster assembly enzyme ISCU, mitochondrial — protein sequence MAMALRKSALLFDARLLRPELKILCSYHKKVVDHYENPRNVGSLDKNAKNVGTGLVGAPACGDVMKLQVEVDENGKIVDAKFKTFGCGSAIASSSLATEWVKGKSVDEALRIKNTDIAKELCLPPVKLHCSMLAEDAIRAALSDYRIKQNKDEQGVKASN from the exons ATGGCGATGGCCTTACGAAAGTCTGCGTTGTTGTTCGACGCGAGGTTGCTCCGTCCGGAGCTCAAAATCCTCTGCTCCTATCACAAGAAG GTGGTGGACCACTACGAAAACCCGAGAAATGTGGGCTCTCTGGATAAAAACGCCAAGAACGTGGGCACCGGCTTAGTGGGCGCACCGGCCTGCGGCGACGTCATGAAACTCCAG GTGGAAGTGGATGAAAACGGTAAAATCGTGGACGCCAAGTTCAAGACGTTCGGCTGCGGATCAGCAATCGCTTCCAGCTCTCTGGCAACTGAGTGGGTCAAAGGGAAGTCG GTCGATGAAGCTTTGAGGATCAAGAACACAGACATCGCAAAAGAACTCTGCCTTCCGCCTGTCAAGCTTCATTGTTCTA TGCTCGCAGAAGACGCCATCAGAGCGGCCCTGTCGGACTACAGAATAAAACAGAACAAGGACGAGCAAGGCGTCAAAGCCAGCAATTGA
- the tmem119a gene encoding transmembrane protein 119 encodes MSPRSLFRLACVGLLSLCCGVARGAPMFYNVSMDASGDDGLEFLFPRSFSTREPVQVSAATLSPEASDTPTLTNSITTTIIRLKDFVLTRVVDFLEENLLIIVVVTSLLIVMVFIICCASAMSQKRKLEAYKAPTQPSKKHPTNKSGGRRVSDEVPERPYAVDHVKRVHTQGGASSPKNLRVPSKGLIGERGRDVRSSPRQVREAEEAEKRREEPRRKEQPKRGEEAQHASAAPVCTCHLKKGHH; translated from the coding sequence ATGTCACCCCGCTCGCTTTTCCGCCTGGCCTGCGTGGGCCTCCTGTCGCTGTGCTGCGGCGTGGCTCGCGGCGCGCCGATGTTCTACAACGTCTCCATGGACGCAAGCGGTGACGACGGGCTGGAGTTCCTCTTCCCCAGGTCCTTCTCCACCCGAGAACCGGTTCAAGTCAGCGCCGCCACCCTTTCCCCGGAGGCTTCCGACACCCCGACCCTCACCAActccatcaccaccaccatcatccgTCTGAAGGACTTCGTCCTGACCCGAGTGGTGGACTTCCTGGAGGAGAACCTTCTCATCATCGTCGTGGTGACCTCGCTTCTCATCGTCATGGTCTTCATCATCTGCTGCGCCTCCGCCATGAGTCAGAAGCGCAAACTGGAGGCCTACAAGGCCCCGACTCAGCCTTCCAAGAAGCACCCGACCAATAAAAGCGGCGGACGCAGAGTTTCCGACGAGGTCCCCGAGAGGCCGTATGCCGTGGACCACGTCAAGAGGGTCCACACGCAAGGCGGCGCCTCCTCGCCCAAGAACCTCCGCGTACCCTCCAAGGGGCTGATCGGAGAGAGGGGCAGGGACGTCAGGTCGTCGCCCCGCCAGGTCAGGGAGGCGGAGGAAGCGGAGAAGCGGCGAGAGGAGCCCAGACGCAAAGAGCAGCCCAAGCGCGGGGAGGAGGCCCAGCACGCCTCCGCTGCCCCCGTCTGCACCTGCCACCTGAAGAAGGGCCACCACTAG
- the LOC133499272 gene encoding coronin-1C-A-like isoform X4: MKGVVRKSKFRHVFGQAAKNDQCYDDIRVSRVTWDSAFCAVNPKFVAIIIEASGGGAFLVLPLHKTGRIDKAYPTVCGHTGPVLDIDWCPHNDQVIASSSEDCSVMVWQIPENGLVTPMSEPAVELKGHSKRVGVITWHPTARNVLLSAGCDNIIMIWNVGTGEAMIILEDMHPDMIYNVCWNRNGSLICTACKDKSVRVIDPRKEEIVAEKEKAHDGARPMRAIFMKDGKVLTTGFNRRSERQIALWDPKNMEEPMSMTCMDASNGVLLPFYDPDTNMVYLCGKGDSSIRYFEVTDEDPYVHFLSTYVTKESQRGMGCMPKRGLDVNKCEIARYYKLLERKCEPIVMTVPRKSDLFQDDLYPDTAGPDSALEAEEWFEGKNGDPVLISLKNGYVPAKSREFKVVKKNILDAKVTKNTENSTPASQNTSPKSDGKLEEILKEIKSLRDLVSSQEKRLVTLEEQMSKIAI; the protein is encoded by the exons ATGAAAGGAGTGGTACGGAAGAGCAAATTCCGTCACGTCTTTGGCCAGGCGGCGAAAAACGATCAGTGTTACGATGATATCCGGGTCTCCAGGGTCACCTGGGACAGCGCATTCTGTGCCGTCAATCCCAAGTTTGTCGCCATAATTATTGAAGCCAGCGGTGGCGGAGCTTTCCTCGTTCTTCCTCTTCATAAG ACGGGACGCATCGACAAAGCCTACCCAACAGTGTGCGGTCACACCGGTCCAGTGTTAGACATCGACTGGTGCCCACACAACGACCAGGTCATCGCCAGCAGTTCCGAGgactgctcagtgatg GTTTGGCAAATTCCTGAGAATGGCCTCGTCACTCCCATGTCGGAGCCAGCCGTGGAACTAAAGGGTCACTCCAAGCGAGTGGGCGTAATCACATGGCACCCGACAGCTCGTAATGTTCTTCTCAGTGCAG GTTGTGACAACATAATCATGATCTGGAACGTGGGCACCGGCGAGGCCATGATCATCTTGGAAGACATGCATCCAGATATGATTTACAACGTTTGCTGGAACCGCAACGGCAGTCTCATCTGCACGGCCTGCAAGGACAAGTCGGTCCGTGTTATTGACCCCCGCAAGGAAGAAATTGTTGCT GAGAAAGAAAAGGCCCACGATGGCGCTCGTCCCATGCGGGCTATTTTCATGAAGGATGGCAAAGTCCTCACCACTGGTTTCAATCGTAGGAGCGAGAGGCAGATCGCCCTCTGGGACCCG AAAAACATGGAAGAGCCCATGAGCATGACTTGCATGGATGCCAGCAATGGCGTGCTCCTGCCCTTCTACGACCCCGACACCAACATGGTTTACCTTTGTGGGAAG GGTGACAGCAGTATCCGCTACTTTGAAGTCACGGACGAGGATCCATAtgttcacttccttagcacttATGTCACCAAGGAATCTCAGCGGGGCATGGGCTGCATGCCAAAGAGGGGCCTTGACGTCAACAAGTGTGAAATTGCAAG GTACTATAAACTGCTTGAAAGGAAGTGTGAGCCCATTGTGATGACTGTACCGAGGAAG TCTGACCTGTTTCAGGACGACCTGTACCCTGACACCGCTGGGCCGGACTCAGCCCTGGAGGCCGAGGAGTGGTTTGAAGGCAAGAATGGCGACCCTGTCCTGATCTCTCTCAAGAACGGCTACGTTCCAGCCAAGAGCCGGGAATTCAAGGTtgtcaaaaagaacattttagaCGCCAAGGTGACCAAGAACACCGAGAACTCGACCCCGGCCTCCCAGAATACGTCACCC AAATCCGACGGCAAGCTGGAAGAGATCTTGAAAGAAATCAAATCCCTCAGAGACCTGGTCAGCAGTCAGGAGAAGCGACTGGTCACACTTGAAGAGCAAATGTCCAAAATCGCTATTTAG